The following nucleotide sequence is from Anabaena sphaerica FACHB-251.
ATACCACATCTGAACAAAATCGTAATATTTCTCAACAATATCTAGAAAACGATAATCACAATCAACAGGCTTTATCTGTATTACTAGAGCAATTTTTAGGCAAAAAAGACCAAATTCTTGTACAGCAAACCCAGATGGGTGGTATTGAAGCTTATGTAGGTTCTGTTACATTGGAATGGTTTGCAAACAGAGTTCAGTTTGCTTCAGCTTTACCTTTGTTGCAAAAAAAGTACAACCCGGAGACAGAGAATATTGAAATTGATGCGGATAGTATTGATGAAGTTCAGCAACGTCCTCTCGACTGGTCACGTCAAGCGCCGTTAGTACAGTATTTAGCAGCTAGAAAAAATCATAAGTTCCCACCTGTATTAGTTGTAATTAATCAACCTTGGGTTGATAATCCGCAAGCAGATGAGTGGGATAGTGAGGGAATTGCTAAAAAAGCTACTACTGATTTTACACCTTTAGATGAAAATGGCACAGTAGGTTTGTTGAATATTGCTGAAGAAAATATCAGTATTTATGCGTTAGATGGTCAACATAGATTGATGGGAGTTAAGGGTTTATTAGAATTAATTAAAACTGGAAAATTGAGACGTTGTAAAAAGGATAAAACGCCTAATGATAGTTTTATCACTTTATCAGATTTAATAGAACATTATCAAGTAAATGAAAATTATTTACATAATATACCACAAGAAAAAATTGGCATTGAGTTTATTTGTGCGGTTAATGCTGGGGAAACTTACATGGAAGCAAAACGGCGGGTAAGGTCGATTTTTGTTCATGTAAATTTAATGGCTGCACCTTTAACTAAAGGTCAGTTAACACAATTAAATGAGGATGATGGTTTTGCTATTGTAGCGCGAAAAATTGCGGTTACACATCCACTTTTAGAAGATAAAGAGAATCGGAAAGAACGCATAAATTGGAATAGTGCAACAGTAGCAACTAATTCTACTGTATTAACGACGCTGCAAGCTTTACAAGATATGTCTGAACGATATTTAGGGCAAAAATTCCCCCATTGGAAACCTTTGGAAAAAGGGTTAATTCCTATGCGTCCAGATGATGAAGAATTGCAGGAAGGAATTGAAGATTTTAGAGAGTTATTTGATTATTTAGCGAGTCTTCCTAGTTATAAGATTTTAGAACATGAAGATACACCAGTTTTGCGAAGATTTAGTTTTGAAAAAGGTGGTGGTGAAGGAAATATGTTATTTCGTCCAGTTTCTCAAGTTGCTTTAGCGCAAGCTTTAGGAATTTTGGTT
It contains:
- a CDS encoding DGQHR domain-containing protein, with the protein product MIDTTSEQNRNISQQYLENDNHNQQALSVLLEQFLGKKDQILVQQTQMGGIEAYVGSVTLEWFANRVQFASALPLLQKKYNPETENIEIDADSIDEVQQRPLDWSRQAPLVQYLAARKNHKFPPVLVVINQPWVDNPQADEWDSEGIAKKATTDFTPLDENGTVGLLNIAEENISIYALDGQHRLMGVKGLLELIKTGKLRRCKKDKTPNDSFITLSDLIEHYQVNENYLHNIPQEKIGIEFICAVNAGETYMEAKRRVRSIFVHVNLMAAPLTKGQLTQLNEDDGFAIVARKIAVTHPLLEDKENRKERINWNSATVATNSTVLTTLQALQDMSERYLGQKFPHWKPLEKGLIPMRPDDEELQEGIEDFRELFDYLASLPSYKILEHEDTPVLRRFSFEKGGGEGNMLFRPVSQVALAQALGILVFKKGFTLEAIFKKLRKFDRQGGFSEMEFPHSLWYGVLYDPNKKRVQVAGKDLAVKLLVYIVGGMTEKMEVAALRKALADARTMEDNTIGFDGKLVEQQDVGLPAVL